From one Desulfurobacterium thermolithotrophum DSM 11699 genomic stretch:
- a CDS encoding glutamate-5-semialdehyde dehydrogenase, which translates to MNVKEMAKRAKEVSYKLTDISTEIKNRTLKKAAELLRERKELIEKENQKDLIAGEEKGLSKAMLDRLLLNEKRINGMIQVLNDVASLNDPVGEIIKMWKRPNGIKIGKMRVPLGVVGIIYESRPNVTVEAASLCIKSSNAVILKGGSEAINSNRILVNILKEAATSEGFPEEAIQFIDTTERLAVKEMLQLDEYIDVIIPRGGEGLIRFVAENARMPVIKHYKGVCHVFVDEFADLEKAWNICFNAKVQRPGVCNAMETMLVHSNISDAFMPTMIEMFKKAKVELRGCERALQYDPKYIKPATEDDWYAEYLDLILAVKIVDSLDEAIDHINTYGSHHSDAIVTENYTNGMKFLNRVDSAAVYINASTRFTDGNVFGLGAEMGISTDKIHVRGPMGLEDLTIPKYIIFGDGQIRE; encoded by the coding sequence AGAGCAAAAGAGGTTAGTTACAAACTAACAGATATTTCAACAGAGATAAAAAATAGAACTCTAAAAAAGGCTGCAGAGCTCCTTAGAGAAAGGAAAGAGCTAATTGAAAAGGAAAACCAAAAGGATCTAATTGCCGGAGAAGAAAAAGGACTATCAAAAGCAATGCTTGATAGGCTTCTTCTGAATGAAAAGAGAATAAACGGAATGATACAAGTCCTTAATGACGTTGCTTCTTTAAATGATCCCGTTGGTGAAATAATAAAAATGTGGAAAAGACCAAACGGTATTAAAATTGGAAAAATGAGAGTACCTCTTGGGGTTGTTGGAATTATCTACGAATCAAGACCAAACGTAACAGTTGAAGCAGCTTCTCTTTGTATAAAGAGTTCCAATGCTGTTATCTTAAAAGGTGGTTCTGAAGCAATAAACTCAAACAGAATATTAGTAAACATCCTTAAAGAAGCTGCAACTTCAGAAGGTTTTCCAGAAGAAGCAATTCAATTTATTGACACAACAGAACGCTTGGCAGTCAAAGAAATGCTTCAGCTTGATGAGTATATAGATGTAATTATTCCAAGAGGAGGAGAAGGACTTATTAGGTTTGTTGCAGAAAATGCAAGAATGCCTGTAATCAAGCACTACAAAGGTGTTTGCCATGTTTTTGTAGATGAATTTGCAGACCTTGAAAAAGCTTGGAATATCTGCTTTAACGCCAAAGTTCAAAGGCCTGGTGTCTGTAACGCAATGGAGACAATGCTTGTTCACTCAAACATTTCTGACGCATTTATGCCAACAATGATTGAAATGTTTAAAAAAGCCAAAGTAGAACTAAGAGGCTGTGAAAGAGCGCTCCAGTATGATCCAAAATACATTAAACCAGCAACAGAAGACGATTGGTACGCAGAATACCTTGATCTTATCCTTGCAGTGAAAATAGTTGATTCTCTTGATGAAGCAATTGATCACATCAACACTTACGGCTCTCACCATAGTGATGCTATAGTTACAGAAAACTACACGAACGGAATGAAGTTTTTAAATAGAGTTGATTCAGCAGCAGTTTATATAAATGCTTCAACAAGGTTCACAGACGGTAACGTTTTCGGTCTTGGTGCAGAAATGGGAATCTCAACAGATAAAATACATGTTAGAGGTCCAATGGGACTTGAAGATTTAACGATTCCTAAGTACATCATCTTTGGTGATGGACAAATTAGAGAATAA
- a CDS encoding shikimate kinase, which translates to MKDKIVLVGFMGSGKTTVGKLLSKVLKIPFVDLDEEIVKRTNMSIPCIFEKFGEERFREIERKTLVEFLLKPKNLVISTGGGAPTYKNNMELINKNSVSVYLKTDFEKLWERISKDSNRPLVRLGKEKVRDLLKRRLSHYEKAKIIIRTDELTPEEVVKKILPEVS; encoded by the coding sequence TTGAAAGACAAGATAGTTCTTGTTGGTTTTATGGGAAGCGGGAAGACAACAGTAGGGAAACTTTTATCTAAGGTTTTAAAAATACCGTTTGTAGACCTTGACGAAGAAATTGTGAAAAGAACAAATATGTCTATTCCTTGTATTTTTGAAAAGTTTGGAGAGGAAAGATTTAGAGAAATAGAAAGAAAAACTCTTGTTGAATTTCTCTTAAAGCCTAAAAATCTTGTAATATCAACTGGAGGTGGAGCTCCTACTTACAAAAATAACATGGAGCTAATAAATAAAAATAGCGTTTCTGTTTACTTGAAAACAGATTTTGAAAAATTATGGGAAAGAATCTCTAAGGATAGTAATAGACCTCTTGTAAGGCTTGGAAAGGAGAAAGTAAGAGACCTCTTGAAAAGAAGGCTTTCACACTATGAAAAAGCAAAAATAATAATAAGAACAGACGAACTTACTCCCGAAGAAGTAGTTAAAAAGATTCTTCCTGAAGTAAGCTAA
- a CDS encoding RNA-guided endonuclease InsQ/TnpB family protein produces MLINRVLTIRISGKERKEKVKNLLLDLAHFKNLLILLLRRYKELYGYYPTDQSILYGLIKEGEYSSKKEEKLKSFREVKENILKDEELKRFLNALKEQKKKTDNNYILQQVIRDVVKSFKSYRKAYKEYLKNPKKFKGTPRPPKPKKLKYLMNFSVELNVNTFERLEDSILIKLRINNKEFLKVKLPKEFTFEVKSLRLKLFGTDVYADVVYKVELPEVEKTGKHVAGIDLGLNNLITLLSTNKDLKSLIVSGKEIKAFNQWFNKEKSKLQSEIDTLTNKLSQTEDREKAENIKKTLAEKLIKLKELSSYRKRKIDNDFHKISRKVVDVLKATDHKKLYIGKGATESKDGVNLGKKNNQHFVSIPFRRLIELIKYKAEELGIKVFEIEEPFTSKTSPFADIFEVREAGKEYLKAKEKGNRELLKELLVKLKGLTQAVRRCRGVLKDKVLDKIFNADCVGAYNIVRVGESSLRLIEDLKLLFVKLCNPIKFKLTDFLYKVSCESLCGGIAGSSSLLGRVESFDYQLCGNLTTS; encoded by the coding sequence ATGCTCATCAATAGAGTTTTAACCATCAGAATATCGGGAAAGGAGAGGAAAGAAAAAGTTAAAAATCTCCTTTTAGACCTTGCTCACTTTAAAAACCTCTTGATACTCCTTCTCAGGAGATACAAAGAGCTTTACGGATATTACCCAACTGACCAGTCAATCCTCTATGGACTCATAAAAGAAGGAGAATACTCTTCAAAGAAAGAAGAAAAGCTCAAAAGCTTTAGAGAAGTTAAAGAAAACATCTTAAAAGACGAAGAACTTAAAAGATTCTTGAATGCTCTAAAAGAGCAGAAAAAGAAGACTGACAACAACTACATTCTTCAGCAGGTTATAAGAGATGTAGTAAAAAGTTTTAAAAGCTACAGGAAAGCATATAAAGAGTATCTAAAAAATCCAAAAAAATTCAAAGGGACTCCCAGACCTCCAAAACCAAAGAAGCTAAAGTATTTGATGAACTTCTCGGTAGAACTCAACGTAAACACGTTCGAGCGTTTAGAGGACAGTATTCTGATAAAACTTAGAATCAACAACAAAGAATTTCTGAAAGTAAAACTACCCAAAGAGTTCACCTTTGAAGTCAAGAGTTTAAGACTGAAACTTTTTGGGACAGACGTTTATGCAGACGTTGTTTATAAAGTAGAACTTCCAGAAGTAGAAAAGACAGGAAAGCACGTAGCAGGTATAGACTTAGGACTTAACAACCTCATAACACTCCTTTCAACAAATAAAGACCTTAAAAGCCTCATAGTTTCAGGAAAAGAGATAAAAGCATTCAACCAGTGGTTCAACAAAGAAAAGAGCAAACTCCAATCAGAAATAGACACCCTCACCAATAAACTCTCCCAGACAGAAGACAGAGAAAAAGCAGAAAACATAAAGAAAACTCTAGCAGAAAAACTCATAAAACTCAAAGAACTCTCATCATACAGAAAGAGGAAGATAGACAACGACTTTCACAAGATAAGCAGGAAGGTAGTTGACGTTCTAAAAGCTACTGACCACAAAAAGCTCTACATAGGGAAAGGAGCGACAGAGAGTAAAGACGGAGTGAATCTTGGAAAGAAAAACAACCAGCATTTTGTATCAATTCCGTTCAGGAGACTGATAGAGCTTATCAAATACAAAGCGGAAGAATTAGGGATAAAGGTTTTTGAAATAGAGGAACCATTTACCTCAAAGACCTCACCCTTTGCAGACATATTTGAAGTCAGAGAAGCAGGGAAAGAATACCTAAAAGCGAAGGAAAAAGGAAACAGAGAGCTACTTAAAGAACTCCTTGTCAAGCTCAAAGGACTTACCCAAGCTGTTAGGAGGTGCAGAGGAGTTCTAAAAGACAAAGTTTTAGACAAAATTTTCAATGCTGACTGTGTAGGAGCATACAACATAGTAAGGGTAGGAGAGAGCTCCTTAAGACTCATAGAAGACTTAAAACTTCTGTTTGTTAAACTCTGTAATCCGATTAAATTTAAGCTAACAGACTTTCTCTACAAAGTATCCTGCGAGTCCCTCTGCGGAGGGATAGCGGGTAGTAGTTCGCTTTTAGGCAGGGTTGAGTCCTTTGACTACCAGTTATGTGGTAATTTAACCACATCTTGA
- a CDS encoding IS607 family transposase yields MKAREVMEILRISRSTLRKLRKEGVLKAERLPNGHYDFDPESVYKYLLEKSGKPAERKTVIYARVSTLKQKQDLINQIEVAKNFCIARGWKIDGIYKDIASALNFDKRKDFQLLLNEILSYRIAKVVVTFRDRLTRTGFNFFENLFKRYGTEIVVINDYTNEKSDTEEIIEEIITLLHSFSMKLYSNRRKIRKILEDAHQ; encoded by the coding sequence ATGAAAGCAAGAGAAGTAATGGAAATATTGCGAATTTCAAGGTCAACTCTCAGGAAGTTAAGAAAAGAAGGTGTCCTTAAGGCTGAAAGACTCCCCAACGGACACTATGATTTTGACCCTGAAAGTGTTTACAAATATCTTCTTGAAAAGAGCGGTAAACCAGCAGAAAGAAAAACTGTCATTTACGCAAGAGTGTCAACTCTTAAACAGAAGCAAGATTTAATCAATCAAATAGAGGTAGCGAAGAACTTCTGCATAGCAAGAGGATGGAAGATAGACGGAATCTACAAAGACATTGCAAGTGCTTTAAACTTTGATAAGAGAAAAGATTTTCAGCTTCTGCTTAACGAGATTCTCTCCTACCGCATAGCTAAGGTAGTGGTAACGTTTAGAGATAGACTTACAAGAACTGGATTTAACTTTTTTGAGAATCTGTTCAAGCGTTATGGGACAGAGATTGTTGTAATCAACGACTACACGAACGAAAAGAGTGATACAGAAGAGATAATTGAAGAAATAATTACACTTTTACACTCGTTTTCAATGAAACTTTACAGCAACCGCAGGAAGATAAGGAAGATATTAGAAGATGCTCATCAATAG
- a CDS encoding KaiC domain-containing protein, translating to MGDYQFQDRQPQVMKDNVYLLGEAIERAPELKGVPTGVKGFDELFFKVEWEEGKPVKKPLGGIPEYAVVNLTGMPDTGKSLMAEQFTVKQASLGQKVCFVTVESPAAFVAAGLKQRATAMGIDFEEIENNIILIDAASNSKLRDDIPTMLDTLAYVYRTYHCRKTVIDSITGLFEAKEMLARSIVRAFFNFMKKWYQTAIFVSQKRSGHDELSAEAAGGYAVGHIVDCTVVLSKEILLSPNRAKAFKKELGDILRILRIDGCRLCGHDTRLHLMEITELGLVEVKEPLVEYLKGAK from the coding sequence ATGGGAGATTATCAATTCCAAGATAGACAACCTCAAGTAATGAAGGATAACGTTTATCTTCTTGGTGAAGCTATAGAAAGAGCTCCTGAACTTAAAGGTGTTCCAACGGGAGTAAAGGGATTTGATGAACTTTTTTTTAAAGTTGAATGGGAAGAAGGGAAACCTGTAAAGAAACCTCTTGGTGGTATTCCAGAGTATGCAGTTGTAAACCTTACTGGAATGCCAGATACAGGTAAAAGCTTAATGGCTGAACAGTTTACAGTAAAGCAAGCTTCTCTTGGACAAAAGGTTTGCTTTGTAACTGTCGAAAGTCCTGCTGCTTTTGTTGCAGCAGGTTTAAAGCAAAGAGCTACTGCAATGGGAATAGATTTTGAAGAGATAGAAAACAACATTATTCTCATAGATGCTGCCAGCAACTCAAAATTAAGAGATGATATTCCAACAATGCTTGATACTCTTGCTTATGTGTATAGAACCTATCATTGCCGAAAAACAGTGATAGATTCTATCACTGGACTTTTTGAAGCAAAGGAGATGCTTGCACGTTCTATTGTAAGGGCTTTCTTTAACTTCATGAAAAAGTGGTATCAAACTGCAATTTTTGTCTCTCAAAAAAGAAGTGGCCATGATGAACTCTCAGCAGAAGCTGCTGGTGGATATGCAGTAGGTCATATCGTAGACTGCACAGTAGTTCTATCAAAAGAAATTTTACTTTCTCCAAATAGGGCAAAGGCTTTTAAAAAGGAACTTGGCGATATATTGAGAATCCTTAGGATTGATGGTTGCAGACTCTGTGGACATGATACAAGACTTCACCTTATGGAAATTACAGAGCTTGGTCTTGTGGAAGTAAAAGAACCTCTCGTTGAATACTTAAAAGGAGCAAAATAA
- a CDS encoding phosphoglucomutase/phosphomannomutase family protein, whose amino-acid sequence MIKFGTDGWRGVISKDFTFENLKKVTLAHGKVLKENGAKRVAVGYDLRFLSEDCGRFVAGILAGMGFEVVLSKGFAPTPAVSFMTRYGKFDNGIVITASHNHGKYNGYKVKETFGGAARTVFTKKIEEKLLEVEDLEVQEGGYKEEDFTVPYVEGVRDQLELSLFKEREINVVHDPMYGAQQGLLFKAVEGTKVNVTEIHAYRDPLFGGKHPEPIVEKNITGLMEKVRAVKADIGIAHDGDGDRVGIVDENGNFVNSQIVYALLLLHIVRNRGKKDGVVVKTVSTGYLVDKICRKEGLELIETPVGFKNISEIAMERKVLFGGEESGGYALMDYLPERDGLLMGLLIVEKMLAEGKTVSELVKDLFDEFGTAYYKRMDLPVTDRERKALEKLKENPPEKWENLKIQRVLTIDGLKIIFEDDSWLLFRPSGTEPVFRVYAETPDEKRTEELLSWGASLLRT is encoded by the coding sequence ATGATAAAGTTTGGAACAGATGGCTGGAGAGGTGTAATTTCAAAAGATTTTACATTTGAAAATTTAAAAAAAGTCACACTTGCTCATGGAAAAGTGTTAAAAGAAAACGGTGCTAAGAGGGTTGCTGTAGGTTATGATTTAAGATTTTTATCTGAAGATTGTGGAAGATTTGTTGCTGGTATTTTAGCAGGAATGGGATTTGAGGTAGTTCTTTCAAAAGGTTTTGCTCCAACTCCAGCAGTTTCCTTTATGACACGTTACGGGAAATTTGACAATGGAATAGTAATAACTGCCTCTCATAATCATGGAAAGTATAACGGTTACAAAGTAAAAGAGACTTTTGGTGGTGCAGCAAGAACGGTATTTACAAAGAAAATAGAAGAAAAACTTTTAGAAGTGGAAGATTTAGAAGTTCAAGAGGGAGGATATAAAGAAGAAGATTTTACAGTTCCTTACGTTGAAGGAGTTAGAGATCAACTAGAACTTTCACTTTTTAAAGAAAGGGAAATAAACGTAGTTCATGATCCTATGTATGGAGCTCAGCAAGGACTTTTATTTAAGGCAGTTGAAGGAACTAAGGTTAACGTTACAGAAATTCACGCTTATAGAGATCCCCTTTTTGGTGGAAAGCATCCTGAACCTATTGTTGAAAAGAACATAACAGGACTTATGGAAAAGGTAAGAGCGGTTAAGGCAGATATTGGTATAGCTCATGATGGCGATGGAGACAGAGTAGGAATAGTTGACGAAAATGGAAACTTTGTAAATTCTCAAATAGTCTATGCTCTTTTACTTCTTCACATAGTTAGAAATAGAGGTAAAAAAGATGGAGTTGTAGTAAAAACAGTTTCTACAGGTTATCTTGTGGATAAGATATGTAGAAAAGAGGGGTTAGAATTAATAGAGACTCCAGTAGGGTTTAAAAATATTTCTGAAATTGCAATGGAAAGAAAAGTCCTGTTTGGTGGTGAGGAAAGTGGAGGATATGCTTTAATGGATTACCTTCCTGAAAGAGACGGACTTTTAATGGGACTTTTAATTGTAGAAAAGATGTTAGCCGAAGGGAAAACAGTTTCTGAACTTGTTAAAGATCTTTTTGATGAATTTGGAACAGCCTACTATAAGAGAATGGATTTACCAGTTACAGATAGGGAAAGAAAAGCTTTAGAAAAACTCAAAGAGAATCCTCCTGAAAAATGGGAAAACTTAAAAATTCAAAGAGTTTTAACTATAGATGGTCTTAAGATAATTTTCGAAGATGATTCCTGGCTTTTATTTAGACCTTCAGGAACAGAACCTGTTTTTAGAGTTTATGCAGAAACTCCAGATGAAAAGAGAACAGAGGAGCTCTTAAGCTGGGGAGCTTCTTTATTGAGAACTTAA